Proteins encoded together in one Rhizobacter sp. J219 window:
- a CDS encoding DUF58 domain-containing protein, with product MDAPSTPTPDAILRRLEWTVIRRLDGVLQGDYRTLFRGAGLDLADLREYQHHDDVRHIDWNVTARLQQPYVREFTEDRELTAWFLLDLSGSVDFGSARSKRSVSAEFVAVLARLLTRHGNRVGAMLYGDALGEVLPPRGSRQHVLHLLQRMMKHQAKQASTTTQLEDLLRRAAPLMPRRSTVFVVSDFLSTPGWDAALAQLSLRHDVLAVRLYDPLEMALPDLGMVTLQDAETGEQFMVDTNDPGFRSRYEKGAEQQEDALRESLARAGVDTLELSTDEDLLATLLRFVDLRKQRMRLNSGAGMPAHLKGNTTGGRHELRVA from the coding sequence ATGGACGCCCCGTCGACACCAACGCCTGACGCCATCCTGCGTCGCCTCGAGTGGACGGTGATCCGCCGTCTCGATGGCGTGCTGCAGGGCGACTACCGCACGCTCTTCCGCGGCGCGGGGCTCGACCTCGCCGACCTGCGCGAGTACCAGCACCACGACGACGTGCGCCACATCGACTGGAACGTGACCGCACGGCTGCAGCAGCCCTATGTGCGCGAATTCACCGAAGACCGTGAGCTGACGGCGTGGTTCCTGCTCGACCTGTCGGGCAGCGTGGACTTCGGCTCGGCGCGCAGCAAGCGCAGCGTGTCGGCCGAGTTCGTGGCGGTGCTCGCGCGCCTGCTCACGCGCCACGGCAACCGCGTCGGCGCCATGCTCTACGGTGACGCGCTCGGCGAGGTGCTGCCGCCCCGGGGCTCGCGGCAGCACGTGCTGCACCTGCTGCAGCGCATGATGAAGCACCAGGCCAAGCAGGCCTCGACCACCACGCAACTCGAAGACCTGCTGCGCCGCGCCGCGCCCTTGATGCCGAGACGCTCTACCGTGTTCGTGGTCTCCGATTTCCTCAGCACGCCGGGCTGGGACGCGGCGCTCGCGCAACTCAGCCTGCGCCATGACGTGCTGGCAGTGCGCCTCTACGACCCGCTGGAGATGGCCCTGCCCGACCTCGGCATGGTCACGCTGCAGGATGCCGAAACGGGCGAACAGTTCATGGTCGACACCAACGACCCCGGCTTCCGCTCGCGCTACGAGAAGGGGGCCGAGCAGCAGGAAGACGCACTGCGCGAGTCGCTGGCCCGTGCCGGCGTCGACACGCTGGAACTGTCGACCGATGAAGACCTGCTCGCCACGCTCTTGCGCTTCGTCGATCTGCGCAAACAGCGCATGCGGCTCAACTCGGGTGCCGGCATGCCGGCTCATCTGAAAGGCAACACCACCGGAGGACGTCATGAGCTTCGTGTGGCCTGA
- a CDS encoding DMT family transporter, whose product MTSGSLAAGVPHKALWPGFVFAVLGAVAFSGKAIIVKLAYRHGVDAVTLIMYRMLFALPMFLVLSWWAGRGKAPLTRRDWLAVTGLGFSGYYLASFLDFAGLQYITASLERLILYLNPTLVLFLGVLLFKQKVTKRQLISLAVSYCGVLLVFGHEVTLLGSNVALGAALVFGSMVSYALYLVFSGEEVKRLGALRLTGLATSIACVLCIAQFFLLRPVSAMAVAPEVIWLSVLNAVACTFCPVLLVMLAIERIGASMATQVGMFGPLSTILMGVVILGEPFTAWIAAGTVLVLAGIWLLAKWR is encoded by the coding sequence ATGACGTCGGGTTCCCTTGCGGCCGGCGTGCCGCACAAGGCTTTGTGGCCGGGCTTCGTCTTTGCCGTGCTCGGCGCGGTCGCCTTCTCGGGCAAGGCCATCATCGTCAAGCTCGCCTATCGCCATGGGGTGGATGCGGTCACGCTCATCATGTACCGCATGCTGTTCGCTTTGCCGATGTTCCTCGTCTTGTCGTGGTGGGCGGGGCGCGGCAAGGCGCCGCTCACGCGCCGCGACTGGCTGGCTGTCACCGGCCTCGGCTTCAGCGGCTACTACCTCGCAAGCTTTCTCGACTTCGCCGGCCTGCAGTACATCACCGCGAGCCTCGAGCGGCTCATCCTGTATCTCAACCCGACGCTGGTGCTCTTCCTCGGCGTGCTGCTCTTCAAGCAGAAGGTCACGAAGCGGCAGCTCATCTCGCTGGCGGTCAGCTATTGCGGCGTGCTGCTGGTGTTCGGCCACGAGGTGACGCTGCTCGGCAGCAACGTGGCGCTCGGCGCGGCCCTCGTCTTCGGCAGCATGGTGAGTTACGCGCTCTACCTCGTCTTCAGCGGCGAAGAGGTCAAGCGCCTGGGCGCGCTGCGCCTGACGGGCCTGGCGACGTCGATTGCCTGCGTGCTGTGCATCGCGCAGTTCTTCCTGCTGCGGCCGGTGAGCGCGATGGCGGTGGCGCCCGAGGTGATCTGGCTCAGCGTGCTCAACGCGGTGGCCTGCACCTTCTGCCCGGTGCTGCTGGTGATGCTGGCCATCGAACGCATCGGCGCCTCGATGGCCACGCAGGTGGGCATGTTCGGGCCGCTGTCGACGATCCTGATGGGCGTGGTGATCCTCGGTGAGCCGTTCACGGCCTGGATCGCCGCCGGCACGGTTCTGGTTCTTGCGGGCATCTGGTTGCTCGCCAAATGGAGGTAG
- a CDS encoding TatD family hydrolase, whose amino-acid sequence MRWIDTHCHLDAPEFDPDRDAVVERARTAGVVMQVLPAVARANFDTVRTLAHRHGLAYALGVHPLCVNDATESDLSALREALHAHRDDPRLVAVGEIGLDHFVPGLDQAKAQHFYVEQLKLAQAAGLPVLLHVRRSADALLKQLRRIPVQGIAHAFNGSEQQAQVFIDLGFKLGFGGAMTFDRALQIRRLAESVPADSLVLETDAPDISPHWLYRTAAQRSAGETSRNEPAQLPRIAQTLVELRGWSLSEAAGITWRNAQAALPRLAGLAALAD is encoded by the coding sequence ATGCGCTGGATCGACACCCACTGCCACCTCGATGCCCCCGAGTTCGACCCCGACCGCGACGCCGTGGTCGAGCGTGCCCGCACGGCCGGGGTGGTGATGCAGGTGCTGCCGGCGGTGGCACGTGCGAACTTCGACACGGTGCGCACGCTCGCCCACCGGCATGGCCTGGCCTATGCGCTCGGCGTCCATCCGCTTTGCGTGAACGATGCCACGGAATCCGACCTGTCGGCACTGCGCGAAGCGCTGCACGCCCACCGCGACGACCCACGCCTGGTGGCGGTCGGCGAGATCGGGCTTGACCATTTCGTGCCCGGGCTTGATCAGGCCAAGGCGCAGCACTTTTACGTGGAGCAGCTCAAGCTCGCCCAGGCCGCCGGCCTGCCGGTGCTGCTCCACGTGCGGCGCTCTGCCGACGCCTTGCTCAAGCAACTGCGCCGCATTCCGGTGCAGGGCATCGCCCATGCCTTCAACGGCAGCGAGCAGCAGGCGCAGGTCTTCATCGACCTCGGCTTCAAGCTGGGCTTCGGCGGGGCGATGACCTTCGACCGAGCGCTGCAGATCCGCCGCTTGGCCGAGAGCGTCCCGGCCGACAGCCTCGTGCTGGAGACCGATGCGCCCGACATCTCGCCGCATTGGCTCTACCGCACGGCGGCGCAACGTTCGGCCGGCGAGACCTCGCGCAACGAGCCGGCGCAGCTGCCGCGCATCGCGCAGACGCTCGTCGAGCTGCGCGGCTGGTCGCTCTCCGAAGCCGCCGGCATCACCTGGCGCAACGCGCAGGCCGCGCTGCCCCGTCTGGCGGGCCTTGCTGCTCTGGCAGACTGA
- a CDS encoding DNA-deoxyinosine glycosylase, which produces MPIAPIEPTDSPDLLRGLPPVIDRRTRLLVLGSFPSVASLQAGQYYAHPRNHFWPLLSALWNVDLRALAYPRRLQEVLQRGLGIWDVYAHCRREGSLDSAIRDAEFNDLGGVKAHAPQLQGVAHNGGESARGMRFTKTLGLAVWRLPSTSPANASWSFERKLAAWREAFAAHGIA; this is translated from the coding sequence ATGCCCATTGCTCCCATCGAACCCACCGACTCGCCCGACCTCCTGCGCGGCCTGCCACCCGTCATCGACCGCCGCACCCGCCTGCTCGTGCTGGGCAGCTTCCCGAGCGTGGCGTCGCTCCAGGCGGGGCAGTACTACGCCCACCCGCGCAACCATTTCTGGCCGCTGCTGTCGGCGCTGTGGAATGTGGACCTGCGGGCACTGGCCTACCCCCGGCGGCTGCAGGAGGTGCTGCAGCGTGGCCTCGGCATCTGGGACGTCTATGCCCACTGCCGGCGCGAGGGCAGCCTCGACAGTGCGATCCGCGACGCCGAATTCAACGACCTCGGGGGCGTGAAGGCGCATGCACCGCAGTTGCAAGGCGTGGCCCACAACGGCGGTGAGTCGGCACGTGGGATGCGTTTCACCAAGACGCTCGGCCTCGCGGTCTGGCGCCTTCCCTCCACCAGCCCGGCCAACGCCTCGTGGAGCTTCGAGCGCAAGCTGGCCGCCTGGCGCGAGGCCTTTGCGGCGCACGGCATCGCATGA
- a CDS encoding MoxR family ATPase, translating into MTEHAKTATLMEQILYEVKRVVVGQDRFLERVMVAMLAQGHLLVEGVPGLAKTLTVKTLATALRGSFKRIQFTPDLVPADLVGTRIYNQKTGEFATSLGPVFANLLLADEINRAPAKVQSALLEVMQERQVTIAGETHKVPSPFLVMATQNPIETEGTYPLPEAQVDRFMMKVLVDYPTEEEEFVIVERVTGDPVAISPIASTGQLAELQHECRKVYVDPSLVQYAVKIVGATRTPARHGLQELAKYISFGASPRATIGLIEGARAMAMLRGRSYALPEDVADLVGDVLRHRLVLSYEALADGMSADQIIQRITAKLPKPDKPMHGRPVDTNA; encoded by the coding sequence ATGACCGAACACGCGAAGACGGCCACCCTCATGGAGCAGATCCTCTATGAGGTGAAGCGTGTGGTCGTCGGCCAGGACCGTTTCCTCGAACGTGTGATGGTGGCCATGCTCGCGCAGGGCCACCTGCTGGTGGAAGGCGTGCCTGGGCTCGCCAAGACGCTGACGGTCAAGACGCTCGCCACCGCGCTGCGCGGCAGCTTCAAGCGCATCCAGTTCACGCCCGACCTGGTGCCGGCCGACCTGGTGGGCACGCGCATCTACAACCAGAAGACGGGCGAATTCGCCACCTCGCTCGGGCCGGTGTTCGCCAACCTGCTGCTCGCCGACGAGATCAACCGTGCGCCGGCCAAGGTCCAGAGTGCGCTGCTCGAAGTGATGCAGGAGCGCCAGGTCACGATCGCCGGCGAGACGCACAAGGTGCCCTCGCCCTTCCTCGTGATGGCCACCCAGAACCCGATCGAGACCGAAGGCACCTACCCGCTGCCCGAAGCGCAGGTCGACCGTTTCATGATGAAGGTGCTGGTCGACTACCCGACCGAGGAAGAAGAGTTCGTGATCGTCGAGCGCGTGACCGGCGACCCGGTGGCCATCAGCCCGATCGCGAGCACGGGCCAGCTGGCCGAGCTGCAGCACGAGTGCCGCAAGGTCTACGTCGACCCTTCGCTCGTGCAGTACGCGGTGAAGATCGTCGGCGCCACCCGCACGCCGGCGCGCCACGGCCTGCAGGAGCTGGCCAAGTACATCAGTTTCGGCGCGAGCCCGCGCGCCACCATCGGCCTGATCGAAGGTGCCCGCGCGATGGCCATGCTGCGCGGCCGCAGCTATGCGTTGCCCGAAGACGTGGCCGATCTCGTGGGCGACGTGCTGCGCCACCGGTTGGTGCTGAGCTACGAAGCCCTGGCCGACGGCATGAGCGCCGACCAGATCATCCAGCGCATCACGGCCAAGCTGCCGAAACCCGACAAACCCATGCATGGACGCCCCGTCGACACCAACGCCTGA
- a CDS encoding tripartite tricarboxylate transporter TctB family protein, which produces MKIKSEKDFWSGIMFLVVGIVFAVGATNYSMGTSARPGPGYFPLILSIILAILGAIVLFKSLTIETEGGDKIGHIAWRPLLVVVASIAMFAVLLPRLGMFLTIPVLIVMVSFAGDEFKWKGVLIAAVVLTIFSWLVFVKGLGLTIPVLPSFIAN; this is translated from the coding sequence TTGAAAATCAAGAGCGAAAAAGACTTCTGGTCCGGGATCATGTTCCTGGTGGTCGGCATCGTGTTTGCGGTGGGTGCCACCAACTACAGCATGGGCACCTCGGCACGCCCGGGGCCCGGTTACTTCCCGCTGATCCTGAGCATCATCCTCGCCATCCTCGGCGCGATCGTGCTGTTCAAGTCGCTCACGATCGAAACCGAAGGTGGCGACAAGATCGGCCACATCGCATGGCGCCCGCTGCTGGTGGTCGTGGCCTCGATTGCGATGTTTGCGGTGCTGCTGCCGCGCCTGGGCATGTTTCTCACGATCCCGGTGCTGATCGTCATGGTCAGCTTCGCGGGCGACGAATTCAAGTGGAAAGGCGTGCTCATTGCGGCCGTCGTTCTCACGATCTTCTCGTGGCTGGTCTTCGTCAAGGGCCTCGGCCTGACGATTCCCGTGTTGCCCAGCTTCATCGCCAACTGA
- a CDS encoding GspE/PulE family protein gives MSTASSPTAKPTKPVKQVSHPAGRLDWRRLLRWLHEDGIISSAMHEQTAQRFAAGDSIQHPLVRLANAQLLHAKNGKPLDVDMLSEWLAGHIGMPFVRIDPLKVDVGRVADVMSITYAERRRALPLQFGLNEVTVATSEPFDLAWVPEIEAHTKKTLRMVLANPVDVAKFTTEFYTLQRSVRAAIKTGEQSAQASFEQLVELGKTNKQLDANDQGVVQVVDWLWQYAFDQRASDIHLEPRRELSVIRFRIDGVMHTVYQLPPGVMNAMTARIKLLGRMDVVEKRRPLDGRIKTRNPQGDEVEMRLSTIPTAFGEKLVMRIFDPDTTVKNLDALGFGAHDAQRWEGLVSRPHGIILVTGPTGSGKTTTLYSTLRRLATDEVNVCTIEDPIEMIQPALNQTQVQPAIDLNFSEGLRALMRQDPDIIMVGEIRDLETAEMAIQAALTGHLVFSTLHTNDSASAITRLTDLGVPPYLIGATVIGVLAQRLVRTLCASCKQPDAHTTAEAIDEVIKPWRINGRVAAYKPVGCLECRMTGYRGRAGLYELLTVSEAANAFIHPQPDIAKLRKQSLTEGLRPLRLAGAMKVAEGVTTLEEVLRSTPAWDV, from the coding sequence ATGAGCACAGCTTCTTCGCCCACCGCAAAGCCCACCAAGCCCGTCAAGCAGGTGTCGCACCCGGCCGGCCGGCTCGACTGGCGGCGCCTGCTGCGCTGGCTGCACGAAGACGGCATCATCAGCTCGGCCATGCACGAGCAGACCGCGCAGCGCTTCGCCGCCGGCGACAGCATCCAGCACCCGCTCGTGCGCCTGGCCAACGCGCAGCTGTTGCACGCCAAGAACGGCAAGCCGCTCGACGTCGACATGCTCTCGGAGTGGCTGGCCGGCCACATCGGCATGCCCTTCGTGCGCATCGACCCGCTGAAGGTCGATGTGGGCCGGGTGGCCGACGTGATGTCAATCACCTACGCCGAGCGGCGGCGGGCGCTGCCGCTGCAGTTCGGCCTCAACGAAGTGACGGTGGCCACCAGCGAGCCCTTCGACCTGGCCTGGGTGCCTGAGATCGAGGCGCACACCAAGAAGACGCTCCGGATGGTGCTGGCCAACCCGGTCGACGTCGCTAAGTTCACCACCGAGTTCTACACGCTGCAGCGTTCGGTGCGCGCCGCCATCAAGACCGGCGAGCAGTCGGCTCAGGCGAGCTTCGAGCAGCTGGTCGAGCTTGGCAAGACCAACAAGCAGCTCGACGCCAACGACCAGGGCGTGGTGCAGGTGGTCGACTGGCTATGGCAATACGCCTTCGACCAGCGCGCGAGCGACATTCACCTGGAGCCGCGCCGCGAGCTGAGCGTGATCCGCTTTCGCATCGATGGCGTGATGCACACCGTCTACCAGCTGCCCCCCGGCGTGATGAACGCGATGACCGCGCGCATCAAGCTGCTCGGCCGCATGGACGTGGTGGAGAAGCGCCGCCCGCTCGACGGCCGCATCAAGACGCGCAACCCCCAGGGCGACGAAGTCGAAATGCGTCTGTCGACCATCCCCACCGCTTTCGGCGAGAAGCTGGTGATGCGCATCTTCGACCCCGACACCACGGTCAAGAACCTCGATGCGCTCGGTTTCGGTGCACACGATGCGCAGCGCTGGGAGGGCCTTGTCTCGCGCCCGCACGGCATCATCCTCGTGACCGGCCCCACCGGCTCCGGCAAGACGACCACGCTCTATTCCACGCTGCGGCGCCTGGCCACCGACGAGGTCAACGTCTGCACCATCGAAGACCCGATCGAAATGATCCAGCCGGCGCTCAACCAGACGCAGGTGCAGCCGGCGATCGACCTCAACTTCTCGGAAGGCCTGCGCGCCCTGATGCGCCAGGACCCGGACATCATCATGGTCGGCGAAATCCGCGACCTCGAAACCGCCGAGATGGCGATCCAGGCCGCGCTCACCGGCCACCTCGTCTTCAGCACCCTTCACACCAACGATTCGGCCTCGGCCATCACCCGCCTCACCGACCTGGGTGTGCCGCCCTACCTGATCGGCGCGACCGTGATCGGCGTGCTCGCGCAGCGCCTGGTGCGCACGCTCTGCGCGAGCTGCAAGCAGCCCGATGCGCACACCACCGCCGAGGCCATCGACGAGGTGATCAAGCCCTGGCGCATCAACGGCCGCGTCGCGGCCTACAAGCCGGTCGGCTGCCTCGAATGCCGCATGACCGGCTACCGCGGCCGGGCCGGCCTCTACGAACTCCTGACCGTGAGCGAAGCAGCCAATGCGTTCATCCACCCTCAGCCCGACATCGCCAAGCTGCGCAAGCAGTCTTTGACCGAAGGCCTGCGGCCCTTGCGCCTGGCCGGTGCGATGAAGGTCGCCGAAGGTGTGACCACGCTCGAAGAAGTGTTGCGTTCCACCCCGGCGTGGGACGTGTGA
- a CDS encoding tripartite tricarboxylate transporter permease, with translation MSELLSNLALGFGVAFTAQNLLYALGGCLLGTLVGVLPGLGPVATIAMLLPSIYALDPTAALIMLAGIYYGSQYGGSTTAILINVPGESASVVTAIDGYQMARQGRAGAALAAAGLGSFFAGCVGTIVIAAFAPPLTELAFKFGPQEYFSLMVLGLIGAVVLASGSLIKAIAMIILGLTLAQINTDVISGTARYSFDIPELTDGIGFVVIAMGIFGFGEIIANLGQPAEKREVFTKDVKGLWPTKQDFKDATPAVLRGTALGSVLGVLPGGGALLSSFAAYTMEKKIAGANGRFGKGDIRGVAGPESANNAGAQTSFIPMLTLGIPPNAVMALMVGAMTIKGIQPGPQVMTSNPQLFWGLIASMWIGNLMLVVLNLPLIGIWIKLLTVPYRFLFPAITLFCCIGVYTLNNNNWDVYLTAVFAVIGYLFYKLGCEGAPLLLGFILGPMMEENLRRALLLSRGDWSTFIVRPLSAGLLIAAVLMIVVVMLPSIKKKREEAFVDD, from the coding sequence ATGAGTGAGTTGCTCAGCAATCTGGCGTTGGGTTTCGGGGTGGCCTTCACCGCCCAGAACCTGCTCTACGCCCTGGGGGGATGTCTTCTCGGCACGCTGGTGGGCGTGCTGCCCGGCCTCGGGCCGGTGGCGACCATCGCGATGCTGCTGCCGTCGATCTACGCGCTCGACCCGACGGCCGCGCTCATCATGCTGGCCGGCATCTACTACGGCTCGCAGTACGGTGGCTCGACCACCGCCATCCTGATCAATGTGCCTGGTGAGTCGGCCTCGGTCGTGACCGCGATCGACGGCTACCAGATGGCACGCCAGGGTCGCGCTGGCGCGGCCCTCGCGGCCGCCGGCCTGGGCTCCTTCTTCGCCGGCTGCGTGGGCACCATCGTGATCGCGGCCTTCGCGCCGCCGCTCACCGAGCTGGCCTTCAAGTTCGGCCCGCAGGAGTACTTCTCGCTGATGGTGCTGGGCCTGATCGGTGCGGTGGTGCTGGCCTCGGGCTCGCTCATCAAGGCCATCGCGATGATCATCCTCGGCCTCACGCTCGCGCAGATCAACACCGACGTGATCTCCGGCACCGCCCGCTACAGCTTCGACATCCCCGAGCTGACCGACGGCATCGGCTTCGTGGTGATCGCGATGGGCATCTTCGGCTTCGGCGAGATCATCGCCAACCTCGGCCAGCCGGCCGAGAAGCGCGAGGTCTTCACCAAAGACGTGAAGGGCCTGTGGCCCACCAAGCAGGACTTCAAGGACGCCACCCCCGCCGTGCTGCGCGGCACCGCGCTGGGCTCGGTGCTGGGCGTGCTGCCGGGCGGCGGCGCGCTGCTGTCGTCGTTTGCCGCCTACACGATGGAAAAGAAGATCGCCGGCGCCAACGGCCGCTTCGGCAAGGGCGACATCCGCGGCGTGGCAGGCCCCGAGTCGGCCAACAACGCCGGCGCGCAGACCTCGTTCATCCCGATGCTCACGCTCGGCATTCCGCCCAACGCGGTGATGGCGCTGATGGTGGGCGCGATGACGATCAAGGGCATCCAGCCCGGCCCGCAGGTGATGACGAGCAACCCGCAGCTCTTCTGGGGTCTGATCGCCTCGATGTGGATCGGCAACCTGATGCTGGTGGTGCTCAACCTGCCGCTGATCGGCATCTGGATCAAGCTCTTGACGGTGCCGTACCGCTTCCTGTTCCCGGCGATCACGCTCTTCTGCTGCATCGGCGTGTACACCCTCAACAACAACAACTGGGATGTGTACCTCACGGCGGTGTTCGCGGTGATCGGCTACCTGTTCTACAAGCTCGGCTGCGAAGGTGCGCCGCTGCTGCTGGGCTTCATCCTCGGGCCCATGATGGAAGAGAACCTGCGGCGTGCGCTGCTGCTGTCGCGCGGCGACTGGTCGACCTTCATCGTGCGCCCGCTGTCGGCCGGCCTGCTGATCGCAGCCGTGCTGATGATCGTGGTGGTGATGCTGCCGTCGATCAAGAAGAAGCGCGAAGAGGCATTCGTCGACGACTGA
- a CDS encoding gamma-glutamyltransferase family protein: MTHDFDWTTGYATQRLPVFGRNVVSTSHPLAAQAGMRMLMKGGNAVDAAIAAASVMTIVEPVSNGLGSDSFCILWDGQQLHGLNASGRAPGAWTPGYFKTKYGDDARHPPQRGWDSVTVPGAVASWVALSERFGKLPFADLLEPAIDIAERGYAVPVVVQQKWAAAVPLLHELPGFAQAFMPHGRAPAVGELFRFPAAAKSLRLIAQSKGAAYYGGEIAEAAARHAREHGGTITAADFAGYTPEWVTPIGKPYGSHTLHEIPPNGQGIAALIALGILSHFDLASLKVDGVDSQHLQIEAMKLAFADVYRFVAEPASMEVTAEQLLDDAYLASRAKLIDMKRAQDFGAGNPVKGGTIYLTAADERGMMVSFIQSNYQGFGSGVVVPEYGLSMQNRGHAFSLDAKSANVVAPGKRPFHTIIPAFLTKDGKPVMSFGVMGANMQPQGHLQTVVRMLDYRQHPQAACDAPRWRFNAGLEINVESAMNPGTVQGLAERGHVMEVINDSYQDFGAGQFIWRLGDPAVEGYVAASDPRRDGQAVVS, encoded by the coding sequence ATGACCCACGATTTCGACTGGACCACCGGCTACGCCACGCAGCGGCTGCCTGTCTTCGGGCGCAATGTCGTCTCCACCTCGCACCCCCTGGCCGCACAGGCCGGCATGCGCATGCTGATGAAAGGCGGCAACGCCGTCGATGCGGCCATTGCTGCCGCCAGCGTGATGACGATCGTCGAGCCGGTGAGCAACGGCCTCGGCTCCGATTCGTTCTGCATCCTCTGGGACGGCCAGCAACTGCACGGCCTCAATGCGTCGGGCCGTGCGCCCGGCGCGTGGACGCCTGGGTACTTCAAGACCAAGTACGGTGACGACGCCCGGCACCCGCCGCAGCGGGGCTGGGACAGCGTCACCGTGCCGGGTGCCGTGGCGAGCTGGGTGGCCCTGAGCGAACGCTTCGGCAAGCTGCCCTTCGCCGACCTGCTCGAGCCTGCGATCGACATCGCCGAGCGCGGCTATGCGGTGCCGGTGGTGGTGCAGCAGAAGTGGGCGGCGGCCGTGCCGCTGCTGCACGAACTGCCGGGGTTTGCGCAGGCCTTCATGCCGCATGGCCGCGCGCCCGCGGTGGGCGAGCTGTTCCGCTTCCCGGCTGCGGCGAAGTCTCTGCGCCTGATCGCGCAAAGCAAGGGGGCGGCGTACTACGGCGGCGAAATCGCCGAGGCTGCGGCACGCCATGCACGCGAGCACGGCGGCACGATCACCGCCGCCGATTTCGCGGGCTACACGCCCGAGTGGGTCACGCCCATCGGCAAGCCCTACGGCAGCCACACCTTGCACGAGATCCCGCCCAACGGGCAGGGCATCGCGGCGCTGATCGCGCTCGGCATCCTGTCGCACTTCGACCTGGCCTCGCTGAAGGTCGACGGGGTCGACTCGCAGCACCTGCAGATCGAGGCGATGAAGCTCGCCTTCGCCGACGTCTACCGCTTCGTCGCCGAGCCGGCAAGCATGGAGGTCACGGCCGAGCAGCTGCTCGACGACGCCTACCTCGCCTCGCGCGCCAAGCTCATCGACATGAAGCGCGCGCAGGACTTCGGCGCCGGCAATCCGGTGAAGGGCGGCACCATCTACCTCACCGCCGCCGACGAGCGCGGCATGATGGTGAGCTTCATCCAGAGCAACTACCAGGGCTTCGGATCGGGTGTGGTGGTGCCGGAGTACGGCCTGTCGATGCAGAACCGCGGCCACGCCTTCAGCCTCGACGCGAAGAGCGCCAACGTGGTGGCGCCGGGCAAGCGGCCGTTCCACACCATCATTCCGGCCTTCCTCACGAAAGACGGCAAACCGGTGATGAGCTTCGGCGTGATGGGCGCCAACATGCAGCCGCAAGGGCATCTGCAGACGGTGGTGCGCATGCTCGACTACCGCCAGCACCCGCAGGCGGCCTGCGACGCGCCGCGCTGGCGCTTCAACGCGGGCCTCGAGATCAACGTCGAGAGCGCGATGAACCCGGGGACGGTGCAAGGCCTTGCCGAGCGCGGCCACGTGATGGAAGTCATCAACGACTCGTACCAGGACTTCGGCGCCGGCCAGTTCATCTGGCGGCTGGGCGACCCGGCGGTGGAAGGCTACGTGGCGGCCAGCGACCCGCGGCGCGATGGGCAGGCGGTGGTGTCCTGA
- a CDS encoding VWA domain-containing protein, which produces MSFVWPEFLWSLAALPLLVLLYWWLLKRRKKVTLKFANLALVKQVAGKGPGWRRHVPPVLMLLALATLLVAASRPRAVVTLPLQQETIILAMDVSGSMRATDVQPNRMVAAQEAAKAFLKDLPRSVRVGVVSFAGTAAVVQPPTLNREDIEAAIDRFQLQRGTAIGSGIVLSLATIFPEAGIDLSQITGARNMPIGPGDKPPKEFTPVAPGSFSSAAIVLLTDGQRTTGPDPMDAAKMAADRGVKVYSVGIGTKEGETIGFEGWSMRVRLDEETLKNVATATRAEYFYAGTADDLKKVYQSLSSRLIVEKKETEITALFAAGAALLVLLSAALSVWWFGRVA; this is translated from the coding sequence ATGAGCTTCGTGTGGCCTGAGTTCCTGTGGTCGCTGGCGGCCTTGCCGCTGCTGGTGCTGCTCTATTGGTGGCTGCTCAAGCGCCGCAAGAAAGTCACGCTCAAGTTCGCCAACCTGGCGCTCGTCAAGCAGGTGGCCGGCAAGGGCCCGGGCTGGCGCCGGCACGTGCCACCGGTGCTGATGCTGCTGGCCCTGGCCACGCTGCTCGTCGCAGCCAGCCGTCCGCGGGCGGTCGTCACGCTGCCGCTGCAGCAGGAAACCATCATCCTCGCGATGGACGTCTCGGGCAGCATGCGCGCGACCGACGTGCAGCCCAACCGGATGGTGGCCGCGCAAGAGGCCGCCAAGGCCTTCCTCAAGGATCTGCCCCGCAGCGTACGCGTGGGCGTGGTGTCGTTCGCCGGCACCGCCGCCGTGGTGCAACCACCGACGCTCAACCGGGAAGACATCGAAGCCGCGATCGACCGCTTCCAGCTGCAGCGCGGCACCGCCATCGGCAGCGGCATCGTGCTGTCGCTTGCGACCATCTTCCCCGAGGCGGGCATCGACCTCTCGCAGATCACCGGCGCGCGCAACATGCCGATCGGCCCCGGCGACAAGCCGCCGAAGGAATTCACGCCGGTGGCACCAGGCTCGTTCTCGTCGGCCGCGATCGTGCTCCTGACCGACGGCCAGCGCACCACCGGCCCCGACCCGATGGACGCCGCCAAGATGGCTGCCGACCGCGGCGTGAAGGTCTACTCGGTCGGCATCGGCACCAAGGAAGGCGAGACCATCGGCTTCGAAGGCTGGTCGATGCGCGTGCGGCTCGACGAAGAGACGTTGAAGAACGTGGCCACCGCCACGCGTGCCGAGTACTTTTACGCCGGCACCGCCGACGACCTGAAGAAGGTCTACCAGTCGCTCAGCTCGCGCCTCATCGTCGAGAAGAAAGAAACCGAGATCACCGCGCTCTTCGCTGCAGGCGCCGCGTTGCTGGTGCTGCTGTCGGCCGCCCTGTCGGTGTGGTGGTTCGGGCGCGTGGCCTGA